The DNA sequence TATATAGATATAAAAAGTTTTATAGTTTTTTATTCTTATAATATTGTTAATTAAAGCTCTTAAAATTTTATCAAGAAACAATATTAATTAAAAAATATTTAATGAAGTGTTAATGAAGTATACGATTTTGCTTGAGTATTTATTCATGGCTAATTATTATGCCAATTAATAGCAAAACTGAATCCGATTATTCTCAATGGCAAGAGTTAGTCAATTTAAAAGATGCTGAGTCTGGATTAGAAAAGATCAAATGTCATTTAGATTTAGTTCTGTTAGCATTAGAAGCGATCGCCAATATTAGCTCAGAGGAGATAATTCAAGCAGCTCAAGATTTGCAATTAGAATCAGCGCTCGGCGATCGCCTAACCCACTGGCAATTTGGCTCTTCTAACCCCAAAAATGATTTTAGCGCCAGCAAAAAACTAGAGGTTGAAGAAGTGCGATCGCTAGTATTAATTATTTGTCATTTGGCTAATCAACATCAAGAATTGCTTCGTCGGGGAGTTAATCTATTAGAACAAATTACAGAACAGAATGAATCACCTCATCAGACTACTTTACTCGGTAATTATTTAGACAAATTTATTAATTACTATCAAGCCAGAATTGCTAATTCTCAAAATACTTCACTAGAGTCTTTATCTAATTTAGCCTGGAAATTATTAACTGCGCTACTGTTTTATAGTGGTCAAAATGGTCATCGTTTATTTTGGGTTGCAATCTTTGACGCTGTTGGGATGAACTTAGATTGATTAAAGATTATAGTTTAATACAAATATACAAATATAAAATAATCATAATTTAAGCGTAACTTCTAAATTAGCTTCAGCAAAATGTCCTCTACAATCCATCGCTTCACGCCACCTACCTGTACGTTAGAAATTATTGGTAAAAAATCGCTCTTTTCTCGCTGGATAAGTTCAGATGTCTTACCAAAATTCCAGTTTAAATTAAAATTTGATGACCCACGCCAAACAAATTTAAAACAAGTAACAATTCAGGGAAATCAACAAGAGTTATTACAGCTTCAGAAAGCAATCCAGCAATACATTCAAATACAGCTGCAAAATTCTTTTCAAGCAAAAAACATTCAGACAAGTTCCAAACCAGAGGTTATTGGTGACAAAATTCCCTATTTGACACCCCAAGGGTTAATGCATCATGAACTCTTTTTTGGTTTTTTAACTCATAATAGCGATCGCCATAGTATCAGACTGGGTACAGTACAGCTATTCGATCTGGTGACGGCATTAGAAGCATATCAAACTAAAATTCTGGCATCTAAGACTAAACAACCGCAATCTGGGCAAAAAGTTATTCTGCTTGGGGGAGGAATTGCTGCCGTCGCGATTATGGCGATCGCCATAATTACTGTTTTGAAACCCCAGACACAGCCAGAGATCGCCATCAATAATTCTCAACCTCAATCTTCAACCAAAATTCCTGAACTAAATGAAATTACTCCCCCTTCTATCCCAGATCTCAATCAAAAACCTGCTACAACCAAGCTAGGAGAACCCCTTGCTTCGACCAAAAGATTACCGCCACCTCCCGCCGTAGAAACACCCAAACCTAAGCCTAATATACCAGATCCTGCTGATTACCCATTATCTGATGTTGCCCGTCAGTCAGGATTAGACAACTCAGCTAAGAATAAAAAATCAGCAAACATAAATCCTCAAACAGCCAAGTCAAAAACCACCATTTTGGAGAAAATACCTACTGCCCAAACCTCTCCCAAAACCTCTCCCCAAGTTCAAACCAGCTTGAGCGACCCATCTCAGGATTCAGCTGTGCAAAACTCATCTAATCAATCTAGTCAAGCACAACAGGTTGTTACTTATTTTGAAAACAGATGGCAACCACCCGCAAATCTCAAGCAGAGTCTAGAATATCGCCTGTTGATTAATCGCAACGGTTCTATTACACAGGTAACACCTCTAGGTAAAGCTGCTCAACTTTATTTAAGTCAAACTAATATTCCCGTCAACGGAGAGGCATTTATTTCTCCTGTGGACAAATCGCAGCCATCGATCATTCGCCTATTGCTAAATCCCAATGGTCAAGTCCAAGTTTTTACCGAATCAAAATAGTAAAATAAATATTTGAAGCCAGCATTACACGCTATCATCTTTTTGCAAGGGTAGGATATTCCAAGCCTGAATGATCATTTGACTCAACCACTTGCGACGCTCTGGATCGAGAACCCGATCATCCTGTAGTATGCTTTCGGTTAACTGCTCGATAGACTGTCCTTGTTGACGAGCCATTTGAACTACACCTGCGATCGCAGTAGCAATAACTTCTTCATTTACGGCACTATTTTTGAGTGCCAGCATTTCTTCCGTGTTAGCGGGAATAGAATAATCCATGATGGAGTTAGAATTTAAACTAGGATAGTAACTATGTATTGATTTTCAATTTTGACCTGAAATTAGGATACAAAAATTACAATCCCGTCAGCTTAACTCAATGCTATTGTATTTGCCTACAGTTTCAAACTTCTTAAGGATATATTAATATTATTTATATATGAAAGAGTTAGCCTATTTGGAAATACCCACTCCTGATATTGCAGGGGTAAGAAACTGGTTACAACATACATGGCAGCCTTTATCGGGCGACAAAGTTAAGACTCGTGATGGAATTCGGGTTAAATTTGCCATACCTGATAGTGAGGTATCAATATTTGTTTGGCAGTTACAACGCACTACTTATCTGAAGGTATTTCAGTGGGGGCAAGGCAATCAAGCAAAGCAAATTAAACAGCAACTAATTTCCGAAATTCAGGCTGTATATCCCCCAAGTTATCCTGCTCCACCTGAAGTTGATTTGTCACAACAATCAATTTTTGCAGCTTTAGAGTCAGATTATCCAAAAACCGTGCATTTCTTTCAGAAAATGCCTAATGGAGAATACGATCTCAATCGAGTTTATTGGTGGGAAAAACGCTGGCGTGAAAGTGTGAAGCATCCACAACAGCCCCAGGAAGTTATTTTTAAAGGCAATACAGGCTCTAGTAAACAGCATTTCGATTTGATTTATATTGGTGGGGCGCTAGGAGTGATTCACGCTGCGGTGATGGCACTCAAAGGCTACAGAGTGCTACTGGTAGAAAGACTTCCCTTTGGCAGAATGAATCGAGAGTGGAATATTTCTCGTGATGAGTTCCAGAGTTTGATTAATTTGGGCTTATTTACTCCCGAAGAATTTGAGTCTGTCATCGCTGCCGAATATATAGACGGTTTTAGTAAGTTTTTTGATGCTTATAACCCACCTAATCTTCAAGCAGCAGTCTTGCATACCCCTAGAGTTCTTAACGTGGCGATCGATGCGGAAAAACTCCTGCGCTTTTGTGGCGATAAACTACGTCAGTCGGGCGGAGAAATTTGGGATGAAACAGAATTTATTCGCGCCGACGTTACAGATACAGAGGTGACGGTTAAACTTACCCATCTACCGACCAAAACTAGTAAACAAGCAAGCGCCAGACTACTGATAGATGCTATGGGTACTGCTTCGCCGATCGCTTGGCAACTAAATGGTGGACGTGCTTTTGATAGTGTTTGTCCTACAGTAGGAGCAGTAATTAAAAGTGGTTTTGCTCCCGAAGTTTGGGACAAAGATTACGGAGATGTTTTAAATTCTCACGGTGATATATCTAGGGGTAGACAGTTAATTTGGGAACTGTTTCCCGCAGGTAATGGAGAATTAACCTTCTATCTCTTTCATTATCATCAGGTGCATCCAGACAATCCTGGCTCGTTACTAGAAATGTACGAGGACTTTTTTACCATCTTGCCAGAGTATCGTCGTTGCGATATGGAACAGCTAGTCTGGAAAAAGCCGACTTTTGGCTATATTCCAGGACACTTTAGTACTAGCGATCGCGATCGCACCGTGGCATTCGATCGGTTAGTGGCGATCGGTGATGCTGCTTCTCTCCAGTCTCCTCTAATTTTTACTGGCTTCGGTTCTTTGGTGCGTAACTTAGAACGTTTAACTACCCTGCTTAATACTGCTTTGCAGCACGATCTACTTTCAGCTAAACATCTCAACCAAATTAGAGCCTATCAAAGCAATATTTCTGTCACCTGGCTATTCTCTAAAGGCATGATGGTACCGACGGGTAAAACTCTACCTCCCCAGAGAATTAATTCCATGTTAAATACTTTTTTTGGTTTGCTGGCAGACGAACCACCTGAAGTTGCCGATACTTTTATTAAAGATCGTACTGACTGGCTTACCTTTACCCGATTAGCCTTAATTGCCGCCCGTAAGAACCCCGCCTTACTAGTTTGGATTCTAGAAATGGCTGGAAGCAAAGATCTCTTGCGCTGGTTGGGTTCATATTTATCTTTCAACCTTGATGCTTTAAGAAACTTACTAATGGCGAGTTGGTTTCCTGGCTTACTAAAAAAATCACAGCCCTGGCTAGAAAAGAAAAACCCTGCTCTATGGCTGAAGTTAATCAGTTTAAATTATCAACTACGGCATTCTAAATAGGCAAAACAAAAAATTAAAGCTTTAGTTAGTAGGGATTTGGAGACTTGGGGATTTAGGGATTTAGGGATTTAGGAAAAACAACGCTGATGTACTCTCCCCATTTCCCCATTTCCCCAATCTCTATCAATCAACAAGTGTAGGCAACATCCCCATCAACTTATTTACCCATGCCTAGCTGTTGTGCTTTTTGGTATACTTTTCCTTCCGTTAATAGAGAAGGAGCAATAACCACATCTACCTGCTGCATTTCCTTGAGATTTTTAGCACCCAAAGTTCCCATGCTGGTTTTAATTGCCCCTAGCAGATTGTGAGTTCCATCATCAAGTCTAGCTGGGCCAACCATAATCTCTTTGATCGTGCCTGTCGTTCCTACCTTAATTCGAGTCCCACGGGGTAATACAGGGCTAGGAGTTGCCATTCCCCAATGAAAATCGCCCCCAGGAGCTTCTGCTGCACGAGCAATAGGAGAGCCGATCATCACAGCATCTGCACCACAGGCAAGGCATTTACAAATATCGCCTCCAGTGACAATACCACCATCAGAAATTACTGGCACATATCTACCTGTTTCGGCGTAATAATCATCTCGCGCTGCCGTACAGTCAGCCGTTGCCGTTGCTTGAGGAACACCAACACCCAAGACACCACGAGAGGTACAGGCTGCACCAGGCCCAATCCCAACTAAGACTCCCGCAGCGCCAGCCCTCATTAATTTGAGAGCAACTTCGTAGGTGACACAGTTACCTAGTACTACGGGCATGGGCATTGACTGGCAAAAAGTAGCTAAATCTAATGAGGCGATCGCTTCTGGAGCTAAATGATCCGTGGATACTACTGTCGCCTGAATAAAGACCAGATCTGCTCCTGCCTCCGCGACAATTTTGCCATATTTACTTGCGCCTGCGGGAGTTAAGCTGACAGCGGCGATCGCATCTTGTTTTTTTATTTCCTGAATTCTTTGAGTGATCAATTCTGGTTTGATCGGTTCGGCATAAAGCTGCTGCATCAAACCAACAAATTCATCATTCCCAACAGACTCAATTTTCTGCAAAATTGGTTCAGGGTTTTCATATCGAGTCTGTATCCCTTCGAGGTTTAAAACTCCAATTGACCCTAACTTTGAAAGTAAAACTGCCATTTTTACATCAACCACTCCATCCATTGCACTAGCTAGGATCGGTATTTCGCGGTTGATTCCGCCAATTTCCCAGGTAGTATCAGCTAGACTAGGGTCTAGGGTACGCACTCCAGGGGATAATGCGATTTCATCAAATCCATAGGCTCTACGAGCCTTTTTTCCGCGACCAATTGATATTTCCACGCTCTTGATTCGTTCCCAAAGCTTATTAACTTAGGCTATCAAATTTTATCCATTTTTGAACATAAATCGCTGCAAACAGTTTTACAGCTATAAGCTTTTAGCTAAGTTTTTAGTGAAAGTCCACAGTTTATCTGCTTAAGATAACTACAGCATTTTGTCCGCCAAAACCGAAGCTGAGACAGATGGCATGACTAATCTTTGCTTGTCTTGCCTGAGTAACTACATCCAAATCAAATTCCAAATCTTTTAACCCAACACAGGGAGGCAAATAATTGTGCTTTATCGCCATTAAAGTTAAGGCGGTGTTAATTGCGCCAGATGCACCCAGAGTATGACCTATAGCTCCTTTAGATGAACTTACTGCTACTTGAGGAAATATCTGTTGAATCAGCTGCGCTTCATGGCGATCGTTCAAGACTGTACTAGTGCCATGGGCATGAATATAATCGATCGCCTTTGCTTCTAGATTACTCCGTTCTAACGACTGTTTGATTGCTCTGGCGGCACTGCCATTTACTGCTTGGGGGGTACTGATATGGTAAGCGTCACAGGTTAAGCCAAAGCCTTTGATTCTGCCGTAGATCTGTGCTGAGCGATGAGCAGCTGACTCTGCCGTTTCTAACACAAACATTGCGCCACCTTCACCTAAAACTAAACCTTCTCGCGATCGATCGAAGGGATAACAACCTGTAGTAGCTAATGCACCCATTTGGGCAAAAGCAGTTAAAGTTAGAGGACTAATTGGCGTTTCCACAGCTCCCGCAATAACTCTTTCACATCGACCTGTTTTAATTAGTTCATAGCCTCTCGCTAATGCCCAAATTCCTGTGGCACAGGCAGCCATTGGGGCTAGTACTGGAGCAGTAGTTTGGAGATAATTAGCCGTAATAATTGCAGGCTGATGAGGTAAAGTTTGTAACCAATTAAAGTTTAAATTATTTGCTTGATGCCTGGACATTTGGCTAGACAAATTTTCCCAAGTTGCCTGACAACTACGGCTTGAGCCAATGACAACACCAGTATCGGTTAATGGTATGTGTAACTCAGCATCTTGTAGCACATCAATGAGAACTTTCTGAGTTAAATCGCTGATCTGACTTGGCTGGGAATCAATTATTCCTAAAGGGTAAGCAGGAAGTTGCTCAAAAATTTGGCGCGACTTAATTCCTGATTTTCTTTGTAAAATACTTGACCAAGTTGATTGGAGTGAACCGAGACAAGAACTTAATCCTATCCCAGTAATTACCACGTCCATAGGCTGGTGAAGTTATTTGAAATTATGAGCTTAGGGTCTAAAACTATTAAATTAGAGACTTGCTGCTAATAACCAAAATCCGTTTATTTTTTAAGGTTTTTTCAGATTTTCTAAGCCTTCAACTACTTTAGCTGTGCCAATGCGATCGCCTTGCTTGATTTGCTCAACGATATCCATGCCTTCAACTACTTTGCCAAAGACAGCATAGTCTCCATCTAGTGAAGGTAAGTCTTCTAGGGCGATATAGAACTGGGAAGAAGCCGAATCAGGCATGGCAGAACGAGCCATCGCAATGACACCGCGATCGTGTTTGAGAACTACAGAAGAACTAGGGAGCTTGGCTTTGCTATAGGTAGGCTTTTCGTCTCCATCTAGTTTTATCTCTAGGGGAATGCGACGCTCCATACCAGTTTCAGGATCGGTAAAGCCACCCGTCCCCAGTTGCCCAGCAAAATTCGGATCTTTTCCTTGAGGATCGCCACCTTGAGCGACAAATCCAGGAATCACTCGGTGAAACACTAGTCCATCGTAAACACCTCGATCGATCAGATCGACGAAATTACCCGCAGTTGTTGGTGCTTCTGTACCATTGATTTCAATCAGGATAGGAGAACCATTAACCTGCAATTCTACCTTTGCCATCCCCTCTAGCTGGGGCAAATTATTACTCATTTTATTACTGTTTTTGGCACTCGCCAATTGTGATTGATTAGTTGCCAGATTATCAGATGATGAGGATGATTGCGAAATATCTGTCGCGGATGTCGCACATCCTCCTAGTACCAAACTGCTGATTAACAGTAACGAAAACATTTTGATTAACCACGCATTAGATTTTTGAGTCATATTCTAAATTTTGACTGATTACCGCTGATGACATTGACCGTTGTAGCTTAATTTCTACTTAACTAGTGTAGTTTCAAATCTTTTTGATGATGGAAAAACTCAAGCTTTTTGCTATCAGTAAGTTTTAAATATATCTTCACAATTGCCCACTTTTCTAAGCAAAATTATGGCAAATTGTGTAATATATACGTAGTTAAATAATTAAATTATGCCACACGAACAATTAGATTTATCAAGTAACAAACCAGTATTGTCTTGGGCAAATCATGCACTCGATCATCAAGAAGCCCAAATGGCAAAAAATGTCGCATCTCTTCCTTTTGTCTTTAAGCATGTGGCATTGATGCCTGATGTTCATTTGGGCAAAGGAGCATTAGTCGGTTCAGTTATTGCCACGAAAGATGCGGTAATTCCTGCTGCTGTCGGGGTTGATATTGGTTGTTTTACAGGAGATACCAAAGTCCCTTTAGTAGATGGTAAAGAGTATAGAATTGCCGAGCTGGCTAATCATGGGCGCTCAATCTATGTCTATGCCTGTACGGACACTGGTAAAATCGTCTGTGCCAAAGCGATCGCCAGAAAAACTAGAATTAATGCTGATTTGATCAAAGTAGTTTTGGATAATGACTACGAAATCAAATGTACTCCAGACCATCAATTTATGTTACGAGATGGAAATTATAGGCAGGCTAGCGATCTCAAGCCAAATGATTCTTTGATGCCTTTCTACTCCAAAGTAGACAAAGATGGATACACTTTGATTCAGCAAAACTATTCTGGAAGATGGCAAAAAGCTCATTGGATTGTTGCTCGTTCAGGGATTTTGGGTGATGAAATTCCTAAATTGGCAAATCCACAGAATCATCGACAATATGAGCATGGTTATAATCACAAAGTAGTTTCAGTCATTTCCACAGTAGAAAAAGAAGATGTTTATTGTTTAAGTGTTCCTGATTACAATAACTTTGCCCTGAGTGCAGGTGTGTTTGTCCACAATTGCGGGATGGCTGCACTGAAGCTGCCTTTTACAGGCGATCGCCTTGAAGGAAAGTTAAAAAAGATTCGTCATCAAATAGAGCGTTCAATTCCCGTTGGTAGATGGGAAAACAAAAGTATTGAGCAGAAAGTTACTAATTGGCAAGGAT is a window from the Pleurocapsa minor HA4230-MV1 genome containing:
- a CDS encoding DUF3038 domain-containing protein, which produces MPINSKTESDYSQWQELVNLKDAESGLEKIKCHLDLVLLALEAIANISSEEIIQAAQDLQLESALGDRLTHWQFGSSNPKNDFSASKKLEVEEVRSLVLIICHLANQHQELLRRGVNLLEQITEQNESPHQTTLLGNYLDKFINYYQARIANSQNTSLESLSNLAWKLLTALLFYSGQNGHRLFWVAIFDAVGMNLD
- a CDS encoding DUF4335 domain-containing protein — its product is MSSTIHRFTPPTCTLEIIGKKSLFSRWISSDVLPKFQFKLKFDDPRQTNLKQVTIQGNQQELLQLQKAIQQYIQIQLQNSFQAKNIQTSSKPEVIGDKIPYLTPQGLMHHELFFGFLTHNSDRHSIRLGTVQLFDLVTALEAYQTKILASKTKQPQSGQKVILLGGGIAAVAIMAIAIITVLKPQTQPEIAINNSQPQSSTKIPELNEITPPSIPDLNQKPATTKLGEPLASTKRLPPPPAVETPKPKPNIPDPADYPLSDVARQSGLDNSAKNKKSANINPQTAKSKTTILEKIPTAQTSPKTSPQVQTSLSDPSQDSAVQNSSNQSSQAQQVVTYFENRWQPPANLKQSLEYRLLINRNGSITQVTPLGKAAQLYLSQTNIPVNGEAFISPVDKSQPSIIRLLLNPNGQVQVFTESK
- a CDS encoding flavin-dependent dehydrogenase produces the protein MKELAYLEIPTPDIAGVRNWLQHTWQPLSGDKVKTRDGIRVKFAIPDSEVSIFVWQLQRTTYLKVFQWGQGNQAKQIKQQLISEIQAVYPPSYPAPPEVDLSQQSIFAALESDYPKTVHFFQKMPNGEYDLNRVYWWEKRWRESVKHPQQPQEVIFKGNTGSSKQHFDLIYIGGALGVIHAAVMALKGYRVLLVERLPFGRMNREWNISRDEFQSLINLGLFTPEEFESVIAAEYIDGFSKFFDAYNPPNLQAAVLHTPRVLNVAIDAEKLLRFCGDKLRQSGGEIWDETEFIRADVTDTEVTVKLTHLPTKTSKQASARLLIDAMGTASPIAWQLNGGRAFDSVCPTVGAVIKSGFAPEVWDKDYGDVLNSHGDISRGRQLIWELFPAGNGELTFYLFHYHQVHPDNPGSLLEMYEDFFTILPEYRRCDMEQLVWKKPTFGYIPGHFSTSDRDRTVAFDRLVAIGDAASLQSPLIFTGFGSLVRNLERLTTLLNTALQHDLLSAKHLNQIRAYQSNISVTWLFSKGMMVPTGKTLPPQRINSMLNTFFGLLADEPPEVADTFIKDRTDWLTFTRLALIAARKNPALLVWILEMAGSKDLLRWLGSYLSFNLDALRNLLMASWFPGLLKKSQPWLEKKNPALWLKLISLNYQLRHSK
- a CDS encoding GuaB3 family IMP dehydrogenase-related protein, with translation MEISIGRGKKARRAYGFDEIALSPGVRTLDPSLADTTWEIGGINREIPILASAMDGVVDVKMAVLLSKLGSIGVLNLEGIQTRYENPEPILQKIESVGNDEFVGLMQQLYAEPIKPELITQRIQEIKKQDAIAAVSLTPAGASKYGKIVAEAGADLVFIQATVVSTDHLAPEAIASLDLATFCQSMPMPVVLGNCVTYEVALKLMRAGAAGVLVGIGPGAACTSRGVLGVGVPQATATADCTAARDDYYAETGRYVPVISDGGIVTGGDICKCLACGADAVMIGSPIARAAEAPGGDFHWGMATPSPVLPRGTRIKVGTTGTIKEIMVGPARLDDGTHNLLGAIKTSMGTLGAKNLKEMQQVDVVIAPSLLTEGKVYQKAQQLGMGK
- a CDS encoding beta-ketoacyl-ACP synthase; its protein translation is MDVVITGIGLSSCLGSLQSTWSSILQRKSGIKSRQIFEQLPAYPLGIIDSQPSQISDLTQKVLIDVLQDAELHIPLTDTGVVIGSSRSCQATWENLSSQMSRHQANNLNFNWLQTLPHQPAIITANYLQTTAPVLAPMAACATGIWALARGYELIKTGRCERVIAGAVETPISPLTLTAFAQMGALATTGCYPFDRSREGLVLGEGGAMFVLETAESAAHRSAQIYGRIKGFGLTCDAYHISTPQAVNGSAARAIKQSLERSNLEAKAIDYIHAHGTSTVLNDRHEAQLIQQIFPQVAVSSSKGAIGHTLGASGAINTALTLMAIKHNYLPPCVGLKDLEFDLDVVTQARQAKISHAICLSFGFGGQNAVVILSR
- a CDS encoding peptidylprolyl isomerase, whose protein sequence is MTQKSNAWLIKMFSLLLISSLVLGGCATSATDISQSSSSSDNLATNQSQLASAKNSNKMSNNLPQLEGMAKVELQVNGSPILIEINGTEAPTTAGNFVDLIDRGVYDGLVFHRVIPGFVAQGGDPQGKDPNFAGQLGTGGFTDPETGMERRIPLEIKLDGDEKPTYSKAKLPSSSVVLKHDRGVIAMARSAMPDSASSQFYIALEDLPSLDGDYAVFGKVVEGMDIVEQIKQGDRIGTAKVVEGLENLKKP
- a CDS encoding RtcB family protein, giving the protein MPHEQLDLSSNKPVLSWANHALDHQEAQMAKNVASLPFVFKHVALMPDVHLGKGALVGSVIATKDAVIPAAVGVDIGCFTGDTKVPLVDGKEYRIAELANHGRSIYVYACTDTGKIVCAKAIARKTRINADLIKVVLDNDYEIKCTPDHQFMLRDGNYRQASDLKPNDSLMPFYSKVDKDGYTLIQQNYSGRWQKAHWIVARSGILGDEIPKLANPQNHRQYEHGYNHKVVSVISTVEKEDVYCLSVPDYNNFALSAGVFVHNCGMAALKLPFTGDRLEGKLKKIRHQIERSIPVGRWENKSIEQKVTNWQGWRDFKELHPGVQDLDNKAQKQMGSLGGGNHFIELCLDTDNYVWLMLHSGSRHIGNKLAQCHISTGKKLAELADLSLPDPDLAYFVAGTPEFEAYWRDLQWAQDYARFNRDVMMERFKRIVEEFVTGGKEIKPLLSVNCHHNYAEKEVHFGEDVYVTRKGAVRAQSEDYGIIPGSMGTKSYIVRGKGNHDSYCSCSHGAGRLMSRTRAKKEFTVEDVIEQTQGVECRKDSKIIDEIPGAYKPIEEVMAQQSDLVEVVATIKQVVCVKG